In the genome of Fulvivirga maritima, one region contains:
- a CDS encoding NADP-dependent oxidoreductase, producing MQAIQINEYGDNSVLKSVQIQDPKPTANQVLVKLKASSVNPVDYKIRSGFMAGMLKKEFPFTLGWEGAGIITEVGSDVSSFHAGDEVMVMPNFMEGGTYAEYVAVNESEVVPKPKALSFSEASTIPYSIGTAYISLIEDAQITQGQKILIHGAGGAVGQMAVQIAKNNGLYVIGTASGEKIKELQELGINQVIDYRTTDFSEELQNLDVILDLVGGETLAKSYALLNKGGTIISTTQPLEKSELSKHGVSGKMTFFSNNGDKFKHINKWLNEGLIKVKAPQIFKLSHAMEALSLVENRKAESKVVFEF from the coding sequence ATGCAAGCAATACAAATTAATGAATACGGGGATAACTCTGTTTTAAAAAGTGTGCAAATCCAAGATCCGAAGCCAACCGCCAATCAGGTACTGGTAAAGTTGAAGGCTTCCTCTGTGAATCCGGTTGATTATAAAATTCGTTCCGGTTTTATGGCTGGTATGCTAAAGAAAGAATTCCCTTTCACCTTAGGCTGGGAAGGTGCCGGTATAATAACAGAAGTAGGTAGCGATGTAAGTTCTTTTCATGCAGGTGATGAAGTAATGGTAATGCCCAATTTTATGGAAGGTGGAACCTATGCAGAATATGTGGCGGTAAATGAGTCAGAAGTTGTTCCAAAACCCAAAGCCTTGAGTTTCAGCGAAGCCTCTACAATTCCCTACTCAATAGGAACAGCTTACATTTCACTTATAGAAGATGCTCAAATAACGCAAGGTCAAAAGATATTGATCCACGGAGCAGGTGGTGCAGTAGGTCAAATGGCCGTTCAGATTGCAAAAAACAATGGCCTTTATGTAATTGGCACGGCTAGCGGAGAAAAGATCAAAGAATTGCAAGAATTAGGGATAAACCAAGTGATTGATTACCGAACCACTGACTTTTCTGAGGAATTACAAAATCTGGATGTGATTTTAGATTTGGTTGGAGGTGAAACATTGGCAAAATCATATGCCTTACTTAATAAAGGTGGAACTATAATATCTACCACCCAACCTCTGGAGAAATCAGAATTAAGTAAACACGGAGTTTCAGGTAAAATGACTTTTTTTAGTAACAATGGAGATAAATTCAAGCATATCAACAAGTGGCTTAACGAGGGTTTAATAAAGGTTAAAGCACCTCAAATATTTAAATTATCTCATGCCATGGAGGCATTGTCTCTAGTGGAAAACAGAAAAGCTGAATCAAAAGTTGTTTTTGAATTTTAA
- a CDS encoding Lacal_2735 family protein, translating into MCSVFSKKKSKVEKLEIQYKKLLEESYKLSHSNRKESDKKRAEAEEILNQIESLTKND; encoded by the coding sequence ATATGTTCAGTTTTTTCAAAAAAAAAATCGAAAGTAGAAAAATTAGAAATTCAGTATAAAAAGCTACTAGAAGAATCATATAAGCTTTCTCATAGTAACAGAAAAGAAAGTGATAAAAAAAGAGCTGAAGCTGAAGAAATATTAAATCAGATAGAGTCGCTTACAAAGAATGATTAA
- a CDS encoding toxin-antitoxin system YwqK family antitoxin: MKPLEFCILLFVIISCQEQNHGLREVVKSDTLYAYDVNNILRLKGPIVNSMKNGKFDAFDSLGNIHSNANYVNDTLSGYYKEYYPSGIVKSDAYYVNGLPYGEELVFYDGYQDSMAVQIEGKWFIAPYATNLKEYNYRDLRGKIMYQRSYDEKGDLISKRGRIFLAQFFNKITLHPNEPFEQAWLIPAPSRTKQIDVEQHFVIYGPNTKDTVYIHPDSLVTRWNDSLSDIGTYKYEAVAYLIENGNTELDTSTFIVEIKNY; this comes from the coding sequence ATGAAACCACTTGAATTTTGTATATTATTATTTGTTATAATTTCCTGCCAAGAACAGAATCATGGACTTAGGGAAGTTGTAAAATCCGATACATTATATGCTTACGATGTAAACAATATTTTACGTCTTAAAGGTCCGATAGTTAACTCAATGAAAAATGGTAAATTTGATGCATTTGACTCATTGGGAAACATTCATTCAAATGCCAACTATGTAAACGACACTCTTAGTGGGTACTATAAAGAATATTATCCTTCCGGCATTGTAAAGTCTGACGCATATTATGTCAATGGGCTTCCCTATGGTGAGGAGCTTGTATTCTATGATGGATATCAGGACTCCATGGCAGTTCAAATTGAAGGAAAATGGTTCATCGCTCCATACGCTACTAACCTTAAAGAATATAATTATAGGGACCTGCGTGGCAAGATTATGTATCAAAGGAGTTATGATGAAAAAGGGGATTTGATTAGCAAAAGAGGCCGTATATTTTTAGCTCAATTCTTTAACAAAATTACTCTACATCCAAATGAACCGTTTGAGCAAGCTTGGCTAATTCCTGCACCCTCAAGGACCAAACAAATAGATGTTGAGCAGCACTTTGTTATATATGGCCCTAATACCAAAGATACTGTATACATCCACCCTGATTCACTCGTAACAAGGTGGAATGATTCACTTTCAGATATTGGAACCTATAAATATGAAGCGGTAGCGTATTTAATTGAAAACGGTAATACTGAATTGGATACCTCAACTTTCATCGTTGAAATAAAGAATTATTGA
- a CDS encoding ExbD/TolR family protein — MKYLSGIILALICISCEKSYNYTFEDKILNCFYDQYRGYGIDVKASIDSAQNILLRHGIIHEPTGQSYYHFLLVIAETNDLPVLANEDIQYELNNIKYLPTSINCRDSTLIQLESSEYYNSKYSLLIAVFDSIGSKGNITPSIVAKELLKVFEPTDLNHDLYNHIGTLMISNLIKSNFNSQLGLKPESVKPRLLEKYDSLNILITADELLYLNNRQTDISKAKGIIKDFVIRHGETHLLTLNYSRKASYDIFISTLDIIQQAYKEIKGEHPDISTNLSVADPSL, encoded by the coding sequence TTGAAATATTTATCAGGAATAATATTAGCTCTAATCTGTATTAGTTGTGAAAAATCTTATAACTATACTTTTGAGGATAAAATATTGAATTGCTTCTATGATCAATATCGGGGCTATGGAATTGACGTGAAAGCCTCTATTGATTCGGCTCAAAATATACTTTTAAGACACGGAATTATACATGAACCAACAGGGCAAAGTTATTATCATTTTCTTTTGGTAATTGCAGAAACAAATGACCTTCCAGTGCTTGCTAATGAGGATATTCAGTATGAATTGAATAATATTAAGTATTTGCCAACAAGCATTAATTGTCGTGATTCTACACTGATTCAACTTGAATCTTCCGAATACTATAATTCCAAATATAGCTTACTAATAGCGGTGTTTGATTCAATAGGCTCAAAGGGAAATATTACTCCATCAATTGTAGCCAAAGAATTACTTAAAGTATTTGAGCCTACAGATCTTAATCATGACCTCTATAATCATATAGGCACTTTGATGATATCCAACTTGATAAAATCTAATTTTAACAGTCAACTAGGTTTAAAGCCAGAAAGTGTGAAGCCAAGACTATTAGAAAAATATGATTCTTTGAACATTCTAATTACGGCTGATGAACTTTTATATTTAAATAATAGACAAACTGACATAAGCAAAGCCAAAGGAATTATTAAGGACTTTGTTATCCGTCATGGTGAGACTCATTTATTGACACTGAATTATTCTAGGAAAGCAAGTTATGATATATTTATTTCAACTCTAGATATTATACAGCAAGCTTATAAAGAAATTAAAGGTGAACATCCTGATATATCAACTAATTTATCAGTGGCTGATCCAAGTCTTTAG
- a CDS encoding winged helix-turn-helix transcriptional regulator, producing MAKNHNRKLKDYNPNNCPVVYSLSKIGDRWKLIIIHYIKQGHNRYSALQKIIPDISRQTLTNKLRELEDDGILDRVVYAEIPPKVEYLITELGFSLNPIIEEMSKWGLKFVTPNEQ from the coding sequence ATGGCTAAAAACCACAATAGAAAGCTAAAGGACTATAATCCTAACAATTGCCCTGTAGTATACAGCCTCAGCAAGATTGGAGATAGATGGAAATTGATAATCATTCATTACATCAAACAAGGGCATAATCGTTATAGTGCTCTGCAAAAAATAATCCCTGATATTAGCAGACAGACATTAACCAATAAACTCCGTGAGTTGGAAGATGATGGAATTTTGGATCGGGTTGTTTATGCTGAAATTCCCCCTAAAGTAGAGTATCTTATCACGGAATTAGGTTTTAGTTTAAATCCTATTATAGAAGAAATGAGTAAGTGGGGATTGAAATTTGTCACTCCTAATGAGCAGTAA